In Roseomonas fluvialis, one genomic interval encodes:
- a CDS encoding MlaC/ttg2D family ABC transporter substrate-binding protein, with amino-acid sequence MQRRTLLALPAAAATLALAWPRAGHAEIDPARAAAFVRDAGNELVAAINDTRSDVAARRDKVAAVLRRTVDIEGTGRFILGRYVRQASPAELADYNRLFDDIIVRNLSARFGEYRGVRFSLGRSQQRTEEDVLVNTIIERPSQPAFSLDWRVAEVGGQPRVVDVIAEGTSLRLTTRSEYSAVIQRNGGRVAALLDAMRNQIAQLAAREARS; translated from the coding sequence ATGCAACGCCGCACCCTCCTCGCCCTCCCCGCCGCCGCCGCGACCCTGGCACTGGCCTGGCCGCGCGCCGGCCATGCCGAGATCGACCCGGCCCGCGCCGCCGCCTTCGTGCGCGACGCCGGCAACGAGCTGGTCGCAGCCATCAATGACACACGGTCCGACGTCGCGGCGCGGCGCGACAAGGTCGCCGCCGTGCTGCGCCGCACCGTCGACATTGAAGGGACCGGCCGCTTCATCCTGGGTCGGTACGTCCGCCAGGCCTCGCCGGCGGAACTCGCGGACTACAACCGCCTGTTCGACGACATCATCGTGCGCAACCTCTCGGCGCGCTTCGGGGAATACCGCGGCGTGCGCTTCTCGCTCGGCCGCAGCCAGCAGCGCACCGAGGAAGACGTCCTGGTCAACACCATCATCGAACGCCCGAGCCAGCCGGCCTTCTCGCTCGACTGGCGCGTGGCCGAGGTCGGCGGCCAGCCCCGCGTGGTGGACGTGATCGCCGAGGGCACCTCGCTGCGCCTGACCACGCGCAGCGAATACTCGGCCGTTATCCAGCGCAATGGCGGGCGCGTGGCCGCGTTGCTCGATGCCATGCGCAACCAGATCGCGCAGCTCGCAGCACGCGAGGCGCGCAGCTGA
- a CDS encoding GTP cyclohydrolase II, with protein MERHTMTPPGNLATEAKNAAHDHESGVHALRSVHRAVAELRRGTPVVLRGQDTCLVVAAAETVGARGLAELADAALGPALLLLAPVRAAAVLQRPVPHAAEDEGAVALRLPAGLMAPAALRSLADPTADRLILDTPERLAAPPLAQAAIALAKLARLLPALVAAPATEAAAARLSLLSVPAADVLAYPAGAATSLARVAEARVPLLDVPEARIIAFRAADGGIEHLAILVGDPEKTAREGGAPLVRAHSECFTGDLLGSLRCDCGPQLRGALVRMAADPAGGVLLYLAQEGRGIGLVNKLRAYTLQDAGLDTLDANRALGYGADERNFLVAATMLRAVGVERVRLLTNNPDKINGLSACGIEVQGREAHAFDPNGVNDGYLRTKAERFGHILPQ; from the coding sequence ATGGAACGCCACACCATGACGCCACCAGGCAACCTCGCCACCGAAGCGAAAAACGCTGCCCACGATCACGAATCCGGCGTGCATGCGCTGCGATCGGTTCATCGTGCGGTGGCGGAGCTGCGGCGTGGCACGCCTGTCGTCCTGCGCGGCCAGGACACCTGCCTCGTCGTCGCCGCGGCCGAAACGGTGGGCGCGCGCGGCCTCGCGGAACTCGCGGACGCCGCGCTCGGCCCGGCCCTGCTGCTGCTCGCCCCCGTGCGCGCCGCCGCCGTGCTGCAGCGCCCCGTGCCCCACGCGGCCGAGGACGAAGGCGCCGTTGCCCTGCGCCTGCCCGCAGGGCTGATGGCGCCCGCCGCGCTGCGGTCCCTGGCGGACCCGACCGCCGATCGGCTCATTCTCGACACGCCTGAACGCCTGGCCGCCCCGCCGCTGGCCCAGGCGGCGATCGCTTTGGCCAAGCTGGCGCGGCTGCTGCCCGCCCTGGTCGCCGCGCCGGCCACCGAGGCTGCCGCCGCGCGCCTGTCCCTGCTGAGCGTGCCGGCGGCCGATGTGCTCGCCTACCCGGCCGGCGCCGCCACCTCGCTGGCGCGCGTGGCCGAGGCCCGCGTGCCGCTGCTGGACGTGCCCGAGGCACGCATCATCGCCTTCCGCGCCGCCGATGGCGGGATCGAGCACCTGGCCATCCTGGTCGGCGACCCGGAGAAGACCGCGCGCGAGGGCGGCGCCCCGCTGGTGCGCGCCCATTCCGAATGCTTCACCGGCGACCTGCTGGGTTCGCTGCGCTGCGACTGCGGCCCGCAGCTGCGCGGCGCGCTCGTGCGCATGGCGGCCGACCCCGCAGGCGGCGTGCTGCTGTACCTGGCGCAGGAAGGCCGCGGCATCGGCCTGGTGAACAAGCTGCGCGCGTACACGCTGCAGGATGCCGGGCTGGACACGCTCGATGCCAACCGCGCGCTGGGCTACGGCGCGGACGAGCGCAACTTCCTGGTCGCCGCCACCATGCTGCGCGCGGTGGGCGTGGAACGCGTGCGCCTGCTGACCAACAACCCCGACAAGATCAACGGCCTGTCCGCCTGCGGGATCGAGGTGCAGGGCCGCGAGGCGCATGCCTTCGACCCGAATGGGGTGAACGACGGGTATCTGCGCACGAAGGCGGAGCGGTTCGGGCATATCCTGCCGCAGTGA
- a CDS encoding MlaA family lipoprotein, producing MLPSQSLGLRGLALLLALAAAGCATRPDPDDAEGLAEFRETNDPFEPANRAMFEVHEVADRYVLQPVAEAYRDILPQPIRSGIRNVLGNLRAPVILANDLLQGNIPRARITLGRFMVNSTLGVGGLLDVAREWGVPGHSEDFGQTLAVWGAGEGFYMFVPLFGPSSPRDLGGQAVDLAINPLSWLGQGLIVDAAGWTQLGLTVVDTREALLEPIDQVRATSLDPYSTLRSAYRQRRAFEIRNQESPGGNVVGPSGVTGFGQGVTAPGGPDAAPPPAR from the coding sequence ATGCTTCCGTCCCAATCCCTTGGCCTGCGCGGCCTGGCGCTGCTGCTGGCCCTGGCCGCCGCCGGCTGCGCCACGCGCCCCGACCCCGATGACGCCGAGGGCCTCGCCGAATTCCGCGAGACCAACGACCCCTTCGAACCCGCCAACCGCGCCATGTTCGAAGTGCATGAAGTGGCCGACCGCTATGTGCTCCAGCCGGTCGCCGAGGCCTATCGCGACATCCTGCCGCAGCCCATCCGCTCGGGCATCCGCAACGTGCTGGGCAACCTGCGCGCGCCGGTGATCCTCGCCAACGACCTGCTGCAGGGCAACATTCCGCGGGCGCGCATCACCCTCGGCCGCTTCATGGTCAATTCCACCCTGGGCGTCGGCGGCCTGCTGGATGTCGCGCGCGAATGGGGCGTGCCCGGCCATTCCGAGGATTTCGGCCAGACGCTGGCGGTCTGGGGCGCGGGCGAGGGCTTCTATATGTTCGTCCCGCTCTTCGGCCCTTCCTCCCCGCGCGACCTCGGCGGCCAGGCGGTCGACCTCGCGATCAACCCGCTCTCCTGGCTGGGCCAGGGGCTGATCGTGGATGCCGCGGGCTGGACCCAGCTCGGCCTCACGGTGGTCGACACGCGCGAGGCGCTGCTGGAGCCCATCGACCAGGTCCGCGCCACCTCGCTCGACCCCTATTCCACGCTGCGCTCGGCGTATCGCCAGCGCCGCGCCTTCGAGATCCGCAACCAGGAAAGCCCCGGCGGGAACGTGGTGGGGCCCTCCGGCGTCACCGGCTTCGGCCAGGGTGTCACGGCACCCGGCGGGCCCGACGCCGCGCCGCCGCCGGCCCGATGA
- the metF gene encoding methylenetetrahydrofolate reductase [NAD(P)H] encodes MTGTLARWLTGPRVPGLPAPSELPPPRLSFEFFPPKTEKLEEQLWQCIRRLEPLGPRFVSVTYGAGGTTQERTHATVSRLVSETSLTPAAHLTCVGATRDEVDAVARRYWDAGVRHIVALRGDPPAGASEYTPHPGGYAQAEDLVRGLRRIGEFDISVGAYPEGHPAAVSAEADLDFLKRKIDAGANRAITQYFFDTDVYLRFLDRCLAAGITVPIVPGILPVSNFSQVVKFSAMCGASVPAWMGKLFEGLEEDAETRRMVATVVAAEQVRLLQANGVDEFHFYTLNRPDLTYAIAHILGARAKVGATG; translated from the coding sequence ATGACCGGAACACTGGCCCGCTGGCTGACCGGGCCCCGGGTGCCGGGGCTGCCGGCGCCGTCGGAGTTGCCGCCGCCGCGGCTGTCCTTCGAGTTCTTCCCGCCCAAGACCGAGAAGCTCGAGGAACAGCTCTGGCAGTGCATTCGGCGGCTGGAGCCGCTCGGGCCGCGCTTCGTGAGCGTGACCTATGGCGCGGGGGGCACCACGCAGGAGCGCACGCATGCGACGGTGTCGCGGCTGGTGAGCGAGACATCGCTGACGCCGGCCGCGCACCTGACCTGCGTGGGGGCCACGCGGGACGAGGTGGATGCGGTGGCGCGGCGGTACTGGGACGCCGGGGTGCGGCATATCGTCGCGCTGCGCGGCGACCCGCCGGCGGGGGCCAGCGAATACACCCCGCACCCGGGCGGCTATGCCCAGGCGGAGGATCTTGTGCGCGGGCTGCGGCGCATCGGGGAATTCGACATCTCGGTCGGAGCGTATCCGGAGGGGCACCCGGCGGCGGTCTCGGCCGAGGCGGATCTCGATTTCCTGAAGCGCAAGATCGATGCCGGGGCGAACCGGGCGATCACGCAGTACTTCTTCGACACGGATGTGTACCTGCGCTTCCTGGACCGCTGCCTGGCAGCGGGGATCACGGTGCCGATCGTGCCGGGGATCCTGCCGGTGTCGAACTTTTCGCAGGTGGTGAAGTTCTCGGCGATGTGCGGGGCGAGCGTGCCGGCCTGGATGGGGAAACTGTTCGAGGGGCTGGAGGAAGATGCCGAGACGCGGCGCATGGTGGCGACCGTGGTGGCGGCGGAGCAGGTGAGGTTGCTGCAGGCGAATGGGGTGGATGAGTTCCACTTCTATACGTTGAACCGGCCGGATCTGACCTATGCGATCGCGCATATCTTGGGGGCGCGGGCGAAGGTGGGGGCTACGGGTTGA
- a CDS encoding L,D-transpeptidase family protein has translation MTTTARVTADGLLRFRGETLRCAIGKGGITTAKQEGDGATPIGLLPLRRVLWRADRGPRPATTLPCEPIAPEDGWCDDPAHRDYNQAIRLPHATRHENLWRADAVYDVIAVLGWNDAPVQRGRGSAIFLHVARADFAPTEGCVALPERELRRVLAAGLLALEVAG, from the coding sequence ATGACCACCACCGCCCGCGTCACTGCCGACGGCCTGCTGCGCTTCCGCGGCGAGACGCTGCGCTGCGCCATCGGCAAGGGCGGCATCACCACCGCGAAGCAGGAAGGTGACGGCGCCACGCCCATCGGCCTGCTGCCGCTGCGCCGCGTGCTGTGGCGCGCCGACCGCGGCCCGCGCCCGGCCACCACCCTGCCCTGCGAACCCATCGCGCCCGAGGATGGCTGGTGCGACGACCCGGCGCACCGCGACTACAACCAGGCCATCCGCCTGCCGCACGCGACGCGGCACGAAAACCTGTGGCGCGCGGATGCGGTCTACGACGTGATCGCGGTGCTCGGCTGGAACGACGCGCCGGTGCAGCGCGGGCGCGGCAGCGCGATCTTCCTGCATGTGGCGCGGGCGGATTTCGCGCCGACGGAAGGCTGCGTGGCGCTGCCGGAGCGGGAGTTGCGGCGGGTGCTCGCGGCCGGGCTGTTGGCGCTGGAGGTCGCGGGATAG